The genomic window TGGTTTCATGgtagtagttgttgttgttgtcgtcgtggtAGTGGTAGTGCTAGTGGTTCGCAGCATACTTGGAGCAGGACGCTGAGGACTGAATGTGCTGAGTATAGCGTCGCTGACACTGAAGTTACGTGCGTTTCCGGTCTGCATCGTGGCCAAAACATCTTGACTAGAGTTCCTAATAGACGCCGTCATAAAGAGATTCTTTGGTGACTTCGCCGTAGTCTGGAGGAACTCCGGAAAGGCAGGTGCATTTGTGTAGCGGGGTCTAGTGGTTGTCCGCAGATGGTGATGCTGGTGCTGGCGATCTTCATGAAGCAAGTTCTCTAGGCTTTTGTACGGTGATACAAAATTCATCGCAGGGTTGGCTGTGACTCGATTTGGGCTGTCCTTTAAATAACCGGAACGTGACATATAATTCGGTCTTGGTAGAAAATCTGTTTCTCGGCTAGGCTGAGCCACCGATTTTGATGCGGTATTGGCCCTGGTAGTGCTGCTGGATTCGACTTCATCTTTAGAAGTTGTAGGAGCAGATGTAGTTGTAGTGACACTAGTAGATGTGCTGGAACTTGCGACTGTAGGTCTATGATGGGCCGGTTGTATGACGGGCCTTCCACTACGCCAAATGAGAAGAGGTGGAGCGTATGTTGTAGGTTTGATGTCCACGTACTGCTGAAATAAGTCAGCCAGTGTTGTTGGGCtagttgtggttgtggtggaGGAAAAACTATTCGTCCTTGCAATTATTGGATCCGACACATTACGTTCTCTTAGCTCGGCACGCAAACTAAAACCTTGCGATCCACTTTGAAGACTATATTGTATGGGCTTACTTGGTCTCGTTGTGCTTGcgctttccatttcttccGTCGGCAATCGCACTCCAATGTTTGTGGGAACTTTAAAACTTTGTGGAGGCACATCAGAATCGACGTATTTCTGAAAATGTTTGGACAGGGGCTCTGGTTTCCGTGAGCTCGACTCGTACGAGATGTCCTTGTCTCGAAAAGAAATATCCCTGTTAACAAGTTTATCTGGCACTTCATTCAGACGATTGCCACTCGGGCTTGTACCATACGCGGCGGCATTAATAAAATCTAGGAACTTTGCCGATGTGCTGGTTTCAAAGGAGCGACTCTTGGGGAGTTTGACCGTCTGATTAATTGTATGACTCTCGTCAAAGACAGCCTCAACGTTCTCCAGGTTGTTCTTACCGGAGCTGTCCTTTACCAGGGGCCTTTGCGTGGTGGTGGGTGCGGGAATTAGGGCAATAATTTGAGCGGGAACGGGAACTTTATCAGGGATTGATTCCGAACTTGTGGACTGGCGAGGAGAGTTTGTAAGGTTCTGAGCTTGAGGGTAACTGGTGAAATTTGTCCTAGGTTGACTGCTTGAGACTAGCCTTGCCAATGATTTAGCAACGTGTTGTAGTTTCGATTTGAGAAAAGGATTTGAACTATAAGTAAGGTGATTTGGGAAAGGTGTGGAGCTGGTCGTGGTCGTGTGAGAGGTACTGGAAGCTTTTGAAGTTGTTTTTGACTTGTCAGGAATATGTTGTTTATATGACTTATTTGCATGCGCTTTCGAGCTGTTGAAGAGACGTGTATTGGAATAAGTAATCACATAAGTGTTAGTAACGTTTTGATACGAATACGTATAGAGTGACCTATTTGCCTAGCCTTTTGGTTCTCagattttttaattcatttcggtttttggttatCATTTTGGTTTTCACTTGGGCTGCAATCTGAGACGCCTGCCTTTTACGAATAGAAGCATGCTCATGCGTACCTATATTTCGCATCACCTAACCATTATCTTATGAATAGTCATGCAATGTATGTGAGTACTTAATCATATTAAAAGGAgaatcaaaaaagaaataacgTGACATATGTGTCTAAACAGTCAGCATAGCTTTAGAACCTTGTCACGACGCAACGAAAAGGTAtatcaaaatgttttaaattccGATGCAACTTCGCTGATGCTGTAGATATCAATTTGAATGTAAAACTTgtaaaaaaatgcataactTTGCTATAAGAGTGTAACTGTGTGATAGCCAAAATTTTAAGCTGCACGTGGTATGTAAGTATGGTATATTAGAAGCTATACGAAAATCGGCTTATGACTGCGCCGCGATTACGTAAAAAGATACTTTTGTTCAGATGTTGTTTCAGAGCGTGATTGCAATGGATAGGTAAAATACCTTGCAAGTTTTGATGTTGTCGTTGGAGGAAATGTTGATGTGCTTGTTATTGTTGAGGACTGTGTAAACGTAACAGCTTGTGTGGTCGTGTTGGAAATCCTTGCATGGCTTCTGGTATGTGGCGGAGTCGTCTTCGTGTTTTGCGATCGTGTTGGTGGCGTCGCGGTGGGCTTTTCGGTATGACCCACAACATTGGCAATCAGGTCAAAGTCATCCGTACCGGTATGGGGCCTTGCCTTGGCTCCAGTGAGTGTACGCTCGCTCTGGTCGTAGTCTTCTGCCGACCCATAGGCGTAGTCGACAGGACCGCGCTTCGGATCATAGGGCGTAGTTATCCTTTCGTAGTATGTGGGATCTTCCGGTGGGGATGCGGGCGTCGTTAGAGTGAGTGTGCTCGAGTGCCTGGCTGGGGTATCCAGTTTTTGTATGACCACATGTTCTGCCCTGATAGATAAATGTATTGTGGTTGGGTGGATACGTATTGTCTTGGAGGTTGTGTAAAAATTTTGATGCATGTGTAGTGGGAAGGTGTAGTTTTACACTTGCTGGGGCTCTAACTACATTGCGGGACGAGGTCTATGGGACACTTCTCATTGCAGGACCTTCTTATGCTCTGCAAGGCTGACTGTTTTCGTGTGATTGAGTTTTTTCGTGGATGATCTCTTTTATAATGATTTTAACTTAAAGAATGCCGCGGTTTCAAAGCATTCTATTGAAATGACTTACCTTTGGGGAGCACGTGTGGGCTGATCGTACGCATTATCCTGCTCAATCTAAAAAGACATGAAACCGTAATTAAAAGTGGCATTATAAAAGATACTTatataggtttttttttacctgACCATTAATATCCTCGTCATAGTCCGAGACGTATGCTGGCTGGTTGGCGTAAGAGGGGGGCTTCGGAGTGGCCGAGAGCTCTAAGGGGCGGTATGTTGCGTGGGGCTGCTGCTGGCGCACTGTGGACTGATACTGGGGGGTAGgtgcttgctgctgctcctgtggctgctgctgttggtacTCTATATCCCTATATAAATCGATATCGTCGTCGTAAACCGAATAATAGGATGAGTCATAGGGATGTGTTGGGGCGTGtgcctgctgctgatgttgttcTTGTGGTGGCGCTTGTTGGAATGGTGTTGGCtgtagctgttgttgctgctgtggttgGTAGCTGCCCCCATGATTGAATGTGGATGCATTATAGTAGTTACGATTGGGCTCTAACTGTTGCGGTGGAGCTGCTGGCGTGGGCTGTACAAATATATTAGCGGGTTGCGGAGCCCCTAGCGATGACGGTGAAGACGACTCAACTCTGTTCAAGTGGTTGTATTGGTTGTTGATGATTTGTGAGAGTAGAGTTATCGAATAAATAGCGAATATTATATACATTGGCAAAAATTCACATATGTTATTGGGTACATTAATGAGAAACTAATGTTGTGTGTGTAAACAAGAaagataaatataaaatgagAACAAAAAGTTCTACTAATAATGAGTACCAAAGATGAAAGATGGAAAAAATAACTGAAAGTGATTAGCACAAGAAATTAGCTGGGATTAGCGTTAGAGTTATGGTTAGAGTTAAAGGAGCCCAGTCCACAACATTTGTTTAGTCAACTGTACAGCTTGATAATTTCGTTACGTGAAATTGCTTAGTAGTGGGTCTTATCGTATACGTATAAACGGTGTTGCCACCGAGTGGGTGGACCGATGTAGAATATATGGTATATGTACATAGAACACTTGTTTTCCGTATTCACTAAATTCTTGTGTATCTGTGTAGCGGCACTCTGTAATTCAACTATCAGGGATTTGTGTCGGCTCGTATAGCTACCTGTGTCTTTCTGGGCTTGAGCCGGCATGTATTGAGTTCAATGGAAGGCCGCCCGGATTGCTTTGCTTGCTTGAGCTTAAGACAACGGGACTGTTTTCAGTATGGTTCTTTATTTCCTTTTGTTCATGGACTGGAGAAGCCGTCATCCATTTTTGTTGTCCTCGTATGCGTGGTCGGATTGTTGTAAAACGCACTCGAGTTGACTGCTGCTCTGTGGTGGAGGAGATAGGCCTTGGATGGGCTGTTGGGCGCACACTGCGTGGAGTTGTAAGTAGTTTGGAGCTGGATTGTGGGGTGTTGGATTCTGGGAGCTTGGGCAGCCGCTGCTTTAGCTCTTGGAAGATGTCACTAGGAAAGCTGATAAATGAAGGCACGTCGGCTTCAGCACTTGCTTGGTTCAGCTTGGTGAAGCTGGGGAACGGACGTCGAGTTGTCGTTGCCTCTAGGAAACCCGTCTGGAAGTTGACTCGCCCTTTTCCTGGCGACTCAGTATTGGGCTTTGCCGTAGCCAAATTTCGGCGGGGAGGGGCCATGGTCTCGGACACTGGCATATAAGGGGGTATTTGAGACGGAGGCAATATGTCTTCATCCTCTTCGTAATCCTCGTCATAATAGTCGACGCTCTTGATGGTCGTGGTGGTTGGCATTCGCATAGAAGTGGTTGATGTGCTGTAGGCGGGACTTTGGCTAGAGTTTCGCGCGTTGAGTTGGTTCTGTATGCCCTTTATAAAGTTTTCGTAGCCTTTCAGAGTCCTCATTGTAGTGGGAGTGCTTCGTGTCGGTGGTGTCGTCTCGGGTCTTATCCGATTTTTGGACGCTGGTGGGTTCGGCGTGATGGCTTCCTGGGTGGTCGTAGCTGTGTTGTTCAAGGTGCTGGTACTGCCAGTTACGGGGCGTCGACCAACTATCGGATTGGGCACATTTGTATTTCCGTTGTCGTCGGTACCTAACTCTTTAAAATACTTGATCAACGGATTTACGGCCGGGTTGACACTGGCCAAATCGCTGTCCTTAAGATTAGCCATGAACTCGTTGATGTCAAACTGAAAGTTTGTGAGCTTTGACTTAGGCGTTGTAGTGGGCACATCGGGCAGCAGCGTTTCTGATGTGCTGACAGACTTTGTGAAAGTTTGGTAGGATTCAGGAATAGTGCTGTTGTTGGCGTAGCTAATGCCTACGGGAAGGTGTGAGAAGTCATAAAATGGGGCTTGCTGCAGACGATTAGGTATTTTGTAGGCCAAATTTGGGGCAGACACCACGTTAATACTCTGAGTCACGTGCAGCGGCGTGACTGGGGGCCTAACTTTAACTGCAGAATGGCCGATCTGGTTTGGCGGAGCGGTGCTAAAGACACCCTTCATCTTTTGGTTAGCAACAATGTTGTATTGAAAGTAGTTGCTCTCCGTCGTGCTGCCATGTCCGTTAGAGGCAATACTATACTGGGATACCAACTTTCCGGGATAGTTGGGATTTAAGGAGGTTTGACCAGGTTTTTGGTTGTTGTAGAATCCGCCCATTGTGCTGTACTGACCGCTTGGTGTAACCTGTTGTGAGATCTTAGACGGGTCTACTGGGGAGTAGTAAGTGGTGCTAATTGTGGGTACGGGTGTGACTGCTTGAGTGGGAACCGGGCTCACTGGCTGATTTTCCAATCGGAAGTACGCAAAGTTATCACTCTGAAGGTGCTTGCGCTGTTCTTTTAGCTCTTTCAACTGTTGTATCAGATAAGGAAGTAGGTCGCCAGCGTTAGAATGGTGCTGTAGGTTGTTAGGCGAACGCGGACTAGCTTGAGCTGCACCGGCAGCTTCGTAGTAGTTGCCGGCAATGGGACGAAAGTCATCCTCCAGCGGTGGTGGAGGCAAAGACAGATTGTAGCCGGTGTAGGCCACTTTCTGCTTTTTCTGAGTGAGTGGACCAGCGGAAgccaattgttgctgctgatgcacGTATGAGTGGTAGCCGGGTAGGTGATTATAGTTGGGGTTGCCGTACGGCGGTTGGTTATGGACAGGATTGGGTGGCGTGAGGTATGGATTATAGCTTCCAAAGCTGTATCCCGTTTGCTGAGAAATCGGTGGGGAAGGGGGTGCGTCAATGGCGCGGTAGTTTTGGCCCGGCCACTTCAATGATGTATGAGGAATGGGTCGCAACTGGCGTGGTCGTCTCTTCGACTCACCCGTGGCCACATCATCCTCGTCTCCATGTCCTTCCATCAGCTGGCTGTCTTCGCCAGGAATTTGTTCGTAGTCGAATTCCATTGCGGTTTCGCTCTTTAGCTGAGCGATTTTTGAAGAGTATTTACGCAGCCCACTAGCTGCCGGCGCATTATCGTCTAAGCGTTCTTGTGAACTGTTAGAGTTATTTGAAGTCTCAGTACAAACAGAGAGCCCGATATGACTGTCATGCTTCAATACATCGCTTGAACAATTTGCGTCCTTGTGATTTTTTTCTGCTGTAGGTTCCTTACCGGAAACTTTCGTCGGCTGGGCACTAAGGTCGCGGCGATTGCGCTGCCTATTTTCATGAAGTCGGTTGTGGGACAGTTCGATCGTCTGGTCGTCCTGCAGGTTTTCGCTGTTCGTGTACAGTGTTTTTTCCAAAAGCGTTATGGTTGTCCGGAGTTTAAGTCGGAATGTAGATGTGTCGGTGTCGGTTGGTGCAAAAAGATAGCGCAGTATGCGTTGTATGAGAGAAAAGATCATGTAACATAATGAGTTGCATAGAATTTTGAGTTGACTAGCATCAATATAGTAGTGTCATCGATTAGAAAGCAACGATAGTGAGATCTAGTGAGACTTGCGGCAGGAATGACAGCTTACCTATAGGCGGTCCCAAAAGCGTAAGATCCGATTTTTCCACTTTGAGGAATAGAATTGATACTAGCTTGGTGAATAATACCATCCCGATCGCGTTGAACTTGACTAACAGTACTTGGTTGGCCTCGATACACTCTCTGTTGACGGTCGGACTCCTCTTCTTCCACAGGCGGCAACGATTCCTGCGCATCGGCATACAGCTAgattacataaaatatttatgatttgtttcagtttttaaagcatatttagtttgaaaaaatcaaatagaaaatgaaaaattaaagaCAGTCCACGTATTGATGAATACacgaagaaataaaaatctgCTAGCGATTTGATCTTAAGTAGCCATACAACAATCAAATGGTAGCGTATAATCGAACTAGCAAAAGCGGTGAAAGTGTAAAATGCGATTTGAAAAAGGATCCCCCAAATGTAAGGTGGTATCTATCCCTGACTTACCTTTGCAATGTCCTCCTGGGAGTCGATCAGAGGTTTTGGTTGGCCACGCGACGTGATGACCGGGTTTGGTGACACTCGCAGCTCCGGTGGAGGAGGCGGTATGTTCTGGACCTGCGCCTGGATTACCTGTGGTGGAGAACGATGGTACTGTGGCGGCTCGGTGGCCGCCTTCTGCGTGCCACCCTGACTGCCGAAAGCGGATCCAAAGCGTATTCGGCTCGGCACGTGCTGCGCATGGGGTTCCCTTTGGCTCTGGGCTTGGCTTTGTGCAGGGCTGCGCTCGGAGGGTGTGTCCACCAACTCACAGCCGACGTTTCGCGGCCAGTCGCAGGTCTGCAGGTCGTGCGAGTACATCAGGCCGCCAGTGCAACTCTCAAGAAGCGCTCCTCCAAAGACGCACACGTAGTATTGGGTGCAATCCGATGGGTGCGGATAGTATCCGAACTCCTCGGGGCAGTCGAAACTAGGGCCATTGGAGGTGTTGGGCTTGACGTTGGTGCCGAAGCTGCGGGAGCTGGTTACGCGTGAGGGTCGTTTACTCTGTGCCTCTGTGGGTcctagaaaaaaaaactacattGAACcatgttctttttttttgggtacaCATTTTGCATTCACGAGCAAATTCGGAGGTATATAATGCCAATAGCTCAAATATACTTCAGTCCTTATAAAACATGTAAAGATGCGGGGAAATGTATATGTTTGTTAGTGGAAGTGTCCATGTAtactatttctttttatacccgttactcgtagagtaaaagggtatcctagattcgttgaaaagtttGTAACAGGGAAACGGAAGcgattccgaccatataaagtacatattcttgatcaggatcaatagccgagtcgatctggccatgtccgtccgtccgtctgtccgtttatccgtccatatgaacgtcgagatctcaggaactacaaaagctagaaagttcagattaagcatacagaccccagagacatagacgcagcgcaagtttgtcgataGTTGTTTTGGTAATCATACTTTAAACATTATTAGCATTTAAAGCCCcgcaccaaaaactgtcagtgtggaaatttctcctttgcacttccaccagctgagtaacgggtatcagatagtcgagaaacgttctcttttgttt from Drosophila yakuba strain Tai18E2 chromosome 2L, Prin_Dyak_Tai18E2_2.1, whole genome shotgun sequence includes these protein-coding regions:
- the LOC6526244 gene encoding uncharacterized protein LOC6526244 isoform X9, producing MKYSTGRRNILCLLGLCLLLLKTGPTEAQSKRPSRVTSSRSFGTNVKPNTSNGPSFDCPEEFGYYPHPSDCTQYYVCVFGGALLESCTGGLMYSHDLQTCDWPRNVGCELVDTPSERSPAQSQAQSQREPHAQHVPSRIRFGSAFGSQGGTQKAATEPPQYHRSPPQVIQAQVQNIPPPPPELRVSPNPVITSRGQPKPLIDSQEDIAKLYADAQESLPPVEEEESDRQQRVYRGQPSTVSQVQRDRDGIIHQASINSIPQSGKIGSYAFGTAYRVESSSPSSLGAPQPANIFVQPTPAAPPQQLEPNRNYYNASTFNHGGSYQPQQQQQLQPTPFQQAPPQEQHQQQAHAPTHPYDSSYYSVYDDDIDLYRDIEYQQQQPQEQQQAPTPQYQSTVRQQQPHATYRPLELSATPKPPSYANQPAYVSDYDEDINGQIEQDNAYDQPTRAPQRAEHVVIQKLDTPARHSSTLTLTTPASPPEDPTYYERITTPYDPKRGPVDYAYGSAEDYDQSERTLTGAKARPHTGTDDFDLIANVVGHTEKPTATPPTRSQNTKTTPPHTRSHARISNTTTQAVTFTQSSTITSTSTFPPTTTSKLARNSNRNRGSAMYSNQDRDLQSTPNRGTHPPRTRPTLKPSGTIVSKAQEFVDIYRYPPTRPDPIYPQPTPDKTAAKCRKDVCLLPDCYCGGRDIPGGLNASDTPQFVLMTFDDAVNTINIDLYEELFNNKSRKNPNGCSWRGTFYLSHEWTDYGMVQDLYSQGHEMASHSVSHSFGEQFSQKKWTREIAGQREILAAYGGVKMSDVRGMRAPFLSVGGNKMYKMLYDSNFTYDSSMPVYENRPPSWPYTLDYKIFHDCMIPPCPTRSYPGVWQVPMVMWQDLNGGRCSMGDACSNPSDADGVTKMIMKNFERHYTTNRAPFGLFYHAAWFTQPHHKEGFIKFLDAINAMQDVWIITNWQALQWVRDPTPISRINSFQPFQCDYSDRPKRCNNPKVCNLWHKSGVRYMKTCQPCPDIYPWTGKSGIRSSRIDNEVEEPTA
- the LOC6526244 gene encoding mucin-5AC isoform X2, whose amino-acid sequence is MKYSTGRRNILCLLGLCLLLLKTGPTEAQSKRPSRVTSSRSFGTNVKPNTSNGPSFDCPEEFGYYPHPSDCTQYYVCVFGGALLESCTGGLMYSHDLQTCDWPRNVGCELVDTPSERSPAQSQAQSQREPHAQHVPSRIRFGSAFGSQGGTQKAATEPPQYHRSPPQVIQAQVQNIPPPPPELRVSPNPVITSRGQPKPLIDSQEDIAKLYADAQESLPPVEEEESDRQQRVYRGQPSTVSQVQRDRDGIIHQASINSIPQSGKIGSYAFGTAYRVESSSPSSLGAPQPANIFVQPTPAAPPQQLEPNRNYYNASTFNHGGSYQPQQQQQLQPTPFQQAPPQEQHQQQAHAPTHPYDSSYYSVYDDDIDLYRDIEYQQQQPQEQQQAPTPQYQSTVRQQQPHATYRPLELSATPKPPSYANQPAYVSDYDEDINGQIEQDNAYDQPTRAPQRAEHVVIQKLDTPARHSSTLTLTTPASPPEDPTYYERITTPYDPKRGPVDYAYGSAEDYDQSERTLTGAKARPHTGTDDFDLIANVVGHTEKPTATPPTRSQNTKTTPPHTRSHARISNTTTQAVTFTQSSTITSTSTFPPTTTSKLASSKAHANKSYKQHIPDKSKTTSKASSTSHTTTTSSTPFPNHLTYSSNPFLKSKLQHVAKSLARLVSSSQPRTNFTSYPQAQNLTNSPRQSTSSESIPDKVPVPAQIIALIPAPTTTQRPLVKDSSGKNNLENVEAVFDESHTINQTVKLPKSRSFETSTSAKFLDFINAAAYGTSPSGNRLNEVPDKLVNRDISFRDKDISYESSSRKPEPLSKHFQKYVDSDVPPQSFKVPTNIGVRLPTEEMESASTTRPSKPIQYSLQSGSQGFSLRAELRERNVSDPIIARTNSFSSTTTTTSPTTLADLFQQYVDIKPTTYAPPLLIWRSGRPVIQPAHHRPTVASSSTSTSVTTTTSAPTTSKDEVESSSTTRANTASKSVAQPSRETDFLPRPNYMSRSGYLKDSPNRVTANPAMNFVSPYKSLENLLHEDRQHQHHHLRTTTRPRYTNAPAFPEFLQTTAKSPKNLFMTASIRNSSQDVLATMQTGNARNFSVSDAILSTFSPQRPAPSMLRTTSTTTTTTTTTTTTTMKPPPLERTSTEVPTTVSAVVASSAIHISQAPKRARGRSRYTAATSNSLGESVDEPTTYAPKLRLPGGYDPIPFPKRKPQRVQVIGNQRSLLSGPTAKPHEKYTVFKDALQAKDSALSAANVLSNSLKHKPIENEASASDEPRAEALISKPLEARHQNGINEKETAMDYSSTEHVVSITERPTVKFLYSNKYRQQTAEHTLADSLQNSGYLTSPNGSLQKFRSANVLEQLRQFLSGSDSNSNSDESGNSQFVDEYSLPELRSAIGEIKQLYLPTDRPVTTTLKSSTSTLHPNTTPIATLSPIRSKAESVLPSLNILTANSISTERTTPSTPDFSTPRTLKAPPVSLTTAPTIPTATATPSPFAPHTARASRVNNVIKSSIAAAALGPSTSTYQPPVSAGKTQKFKIGFATNNKNHQLQTSSVNQNGPAASASVKCSDSTLNAKCNEISSRNSNRNRGSAMYSNQDRDLQSTPNRGTHPPRTRPTLKPSGTIVSKAQEFVDIYRYPPTRPDPIYPQPTPDKTAAKCRKDVCLLPDCYCGGRDIPGELPVESIPQIVLLTFDDSVNDLNKQLYTDLFEKGRVNPNGCPITATFYVSHEWTDYSQVQNLYADGHEMASHTVSHSFGEQFSQKKWTREIAGQREILAAYGGVKMSDVRGMRAPFLSVGGNKMYKMLYDSNFTYDSSMPVYENRPPSWPYTLDYKIFHDCMIPPCPTRSYPGVWQVPMVMWQDLNGGRCSMGDACSNPSDADGVTKMIMKNFERHYTTNRAPFGLFYHAAWFTQPHHKEGFIKFLDAINAMQDVWIITNWQALQWVRDPTPISRINSFQPFQCDYSDRPKRCNNPKVCNLWHKSGVRYMKTCQPCPDIYPWTGKSGIRSSRIDNEVEEPTA
- the LOC6526244 gene encoding mucin-5AC isoform X4, which produces MKYSTGRRNILCLLGLCLLLLKTGPTEAQSKRPSRVTSSRSFGTNVKPNTSNGPSFDCPEEFGYYPHPSDCTQYYVCVFGGALLESCTGGLMYSHDLQTCDWPRNVGCELVDTPSERSPAQSQAQSQREPHAQHVPSRIRFGSAFGSQGGTQKAATEPPQYHRSPPQVIQAQVQNIPPPPPELRVSPNPVITSRGQPKPLIDSQEDIAKLYADAQESLPPVEEEESDRQQRVYRGQPSTVSQVQRDRDGIIHQASINSIPQSGKIGSYAFGTAYRDIEYQQQQPQEQQQAPTPQYQSTVRQQQPHATYRPLELSATPKPPSYANQPAYVSDYDEDINGQIEQDNAYDQPTRAPQRAEHVVIQKLDTPARHSSTLTLTTPASPPEDPTYYERITTPYDPKRGPVDYAYGSAEDYDQSERTLTGAKARPHTGTDDFDLIANVVGHTEKPTATPPTRSQNTKTTPPHTRSHARISNTTTQAVTFTQSSTITSTSTFPPTTTSKLASSKAHANKSYKQHIPDKSKTTSKASSTSHTTTTSSTPFPNHLTYSSNPFLKSKLQHVAKSLARLVSSSQPRTNFTSYPQAQNLTNSPRQSTSSESIPDKVPVPAQIIALIPAPTTTQRPLVKDSSGKNNLENVEAVFDESHTINQTVKLPKSRSFETSTSAKFLDFINAAAYGTSPSGNRLNEVPDKLVNRDISFRDKDISYESSSRKPEPLSKHFQKYVDSDVPPQSFKVPTNIGVRLPTEEMESASTTRPSKPIQYSLQSGSQGFSLRAELRERNVSDPIIARTNSFSSTTTTTSPTTLADLFQQYVDIKPTTYAPPLLIWRSGRPVIQPAHHRPTVASSSTSTSVTTTTSAPTTSKDEVESSSTTRANTASKSVAQPSRETDFLPRPNYMSRSGYLKDSPNRVTANPAMNFVSPYKSLENLLHEDRQHQHHHLRTTTRPRYTNAPAFPEFLQTTAKSPKNLFMTASIRNSSQDVLATMQTGNARNFSVSDAILSTFSPQRPAPSMLRTTSTTTTTTTTTTTTTMKPPPLERTSTEVPTTVSAVVASSAIHISQAPKRARGRSRYTAATSNSLGESVDEPTTYAPKLRLPGGYDPIPFPKRKPQRVQVIGNQRSLLSGPTAKPHEKYTVFKDALQAKDSALSAANVLSNSLKHKPIENEASASDEPRAEALISKPLEARHQNGINEKETAMDYSSTEHVVSITERPTVKFLYSNKYRQQTAEHTLADSLQNSGYLTSPNGSLQKFRSANVLEQLRQFLSGSDSNSNSDESGNSQFVDEYSLPELRSAIGEIKQLYLPTDRPVTTTLKSSTSTLHPNTTPIATLSPIRSKAESVLPSLNILTANSISTERTTPSTPDFSTPRTLKAPPVSLTTAPTIPTATATPSPFAPHTARASRVNNVIKSSIAAAALGPSTSTYQPPVSAGKTQKFKIGFATNNKNHQLQTSSVNQNGPAASASVKCSDSTLNAKCNEISSRNSNRNRGSAMYSNQDRDLQSTPNRGTHPPRTRPTLKPSGTIVSKAQEFVDIYRYPPTRPDPIYPQPTPDKTAAKCRKDVCLLPDCYCGGRDIPGGLNASDTPQFVLMTFDDAVNTINIDLYEELFNNKSRKNPNGCSWRGTFYLSHEWTDYGMVQDLYSQGHEMASHSVSHSFGEQFSQKKWTREIAGQREILAAYGGVKMSDVRGMRAPFLSVGGNKMYKMLYDSNFTYDSSMPVYENRPPSWPYTLDYKIFHDCMIPPCPTRSYPGVWQVPMVMWQDLNGGRCSMGDACSNPSDADGVTKMIMKNFERHYTTNRAPFGLFYHAAWFTQPHHKEGFIKFLDAINAMQDVWIITNWQALQWVRDPTPISRINSFQPFQCDYSDRPKRCNNPKVCNLWHKSGVRYMKTCQPCPDIYPWTGKSGIRSSRIDNEVEEPTA
- the LOC6526244 gene encoding mucin-5AC isoform X5; this encodes MKYSTGRRNILCLLGLCLLLLKTGPTEAQSKRPSRVTSSRSFGTNVKPNTSNGPSFDCPEEFGYYPHPSDCTQYYVCVFGGALLESCTGGLMYSHDLQTCDWPRNVGCELVDTPSERSPAQSQAQSQREPHAQHVPSRIRFGSAFGSQGGTQKAATEPPQYHRSPPQVIQAQVQNIPPPPPELRVSPNPVITSRGQPKPLIDSQEDIAKLYADAQESLPPVEEEESDRQQRVYRGQPSTVSQVQRDRDGIIHQASINSIPQSGKIGSYAFGTAYRVESSSPSSLGAPQPANIFVQPTPAAPPQQLEPNRNYYNASTFNHGGSYQPQQQQQLQPTPFQQAPPQEQHQQQAHAPTHPYDSSYYSVYDDDIDLYRDIEYQQQQPQEQQQAPTPQYQSTVRQQQPHATYRPLELSATPKPPSYANQPAYVSDYDEDINGQIEQDNAYDQPTRAPQSSKAHANKSYKQHIPDKSKTTSKASSTSHTTTTSSTPFPNHLTYSSNPFLKSKLQHVAKSLARLVSSSQPRTNFTSYPQAQNLTNSPRQSTSSESIPDKVPVPAQIIALIPAPTTTQRPLVKDSSGKNNLENVEAVFDESHTINQTVKLPKSRSFETSTSAKFLDFINAAAYGTSPSGNRLNEVPDKLVNRDISFRDKDISYESSSRKPEPLSKHFQKYVDSDVPPQSFKVPTNIGVRLPTEEMESASTTRPSKPIQYSLQSGSQGFSLRAELRERNVSDPIIARTNSFSSTTTTTSPTTLADLFQQYVDIKPTTYAPPLLIWRSGRPVIQPAHHRPTVASSSTSTSVTTTTSAPTTSKDEVESSSTTRANTASKSVAQPSRETDFLPRPNYMSRSGYLKDSPNRVTANPAMNFVSPYKSLENLLHEDRQHQHHHLRTTTRPRYTNAPAFPEFLQTTAKSPKNLFMTASIRNSSQDVLATMQTGNARNFSVSDAILSTFSPQRPAPSMLRTTSTTTTTTTTTTTTTMKPPPLERTSTEVPTTVSAVVASSAIHISQAPKRARGRSRYTAATSNSLGESVDEPTTYAPKLRLPGGYDPIPFPKRKPQRVQVIGNQRSLLSGPTAKPHEKYTVFKDALQAKDSALSAANVLSNSLKHKPIENEASASDEPRAEALISKPLEARHQNGINEKETAMDYSSTEHVVSITERPTVKFLYSNKYRQQTAEHTLADSLQNSGYLTSPNGSLQKFRSANVLEQLRQFLSGSDSNSNSDESGNSQFVDEYSLPELRSAIGEIKQLYLPTDRPVTTTLKSSTSTLHPNTTPIATLSPIRSKAESVLPSLNILTANSISTERTTPSTPDFSTPRTLKAPPVSLTTAPTIPTATATPSPFAPHTARASRVNNVIKSSIAAAALGPSTSTYQPPVSAGKTQKFKIGFATNNKNHQLQTSSVNQNGPAASASVKCSDSTLNAKCNEISSRNSNRNRGSAMYSNQDRDLQSTPNRGTHPPRTRPTLKPSGTIVSKAQEFVDIYRYPPTRPDPIYPQPTPDKTAAKCRKDVCLLPDCYCGGRDIPGGLNASDTPQFVLMTFDDAVNTINIDLYEELFNNKSRKNPNGCSWRGTFYLSHEWTDYGMVQDLYSQGHEMASHSVSHSFGEQFSQKKWTREIAGQREILAAYGGVKMSDVRGMRAPFLSVGGNKMYKMLYDSNFTYDSSMPVYENRPPSWPYTLDYKIFHDCMIPPCPTRSYPGVWQVPMVMWQDLNGGRCSMGDACSNPSDADGVTKMIMKNFERHYTTNRAPFGLFYHAAWFTQPHHKEGFIKFLDAINAMQDVWIITNWQALQWVRDPTPISRINSFQPFQCDYSDRPKRCNNPKVCNLWHKSGVRYMKTCQPCPDIYPWTGKSGIRSSRIDNEVEEPTA